A single region of the Deltaproteobacteria bacterium genome encodes:
- a CDS encoding glycosyltransferase family 2 protein, translated as MPRIDVIVPDSSAPGFDWNVRQWNSNLIGSVIVPHTGRGGLPPPKVQSLGFRNLTAGPGLTAAIARCQGDLVIFLLSSQRISLAPGALDRFLEVALDTGAGLLYADFHVASEKGGGTVECPVIDYQLGSVRDDFDFGPLVFLSRRSIDSALRRHGPLDEGRWSAFYDLRLKISTDSRIVRIPEPLCSTLDSEDQGAEERLFHYLRPENQRAQLEMERVLTAHLKRIGAFLGPRFEKIRPSGLPKTASVIIPVKDREKTIGDAVRSALAQETDFDFNVIVVDNHSTDRTPEILDGLAGTDDRLVRLVPPRKDLQIGGCWNEAIRSPWCGTYAVQLDSDDLYAGPKALQTMVDFFGEGDYAMVVGAYRTADLLQREIPPGVVDHREWTRENGRNNLLRVNGLGAPRAFFAPLVRRHPFPNVSYGEDYAMGLRLSRYYQIGRIFEPVYVCRRWEGNSDAGLSRETANRHNLYKDRLRTLEILARQQMNRGGV; from the coding sequence GTGCCACGAATCGACGTAATCGTGCCAGACTCTTCGGCACCCGGCTTCGATTGGAATGTCAGGCAGTGGAACTCGAACCTCATCGGATCGGTGATCGTTCCACACACTGGCAGAGGCGGTCTCCCCCCCCCGAAGGTTCAATCCCTTGGTTTCCGCAACCTGACCGCCGGACCGGGTCTCACGGCAGCCATCGCACGGTGCCAGGGCGATCTTGTCATCTTTCTTCTTTCCAGTCAGAGGATCTCTCTTGCCCCCGGCGCTCTCGACAGATTCCTCGAAGTGGCCCTCGATACGGGAGCCGGCCTTCTCTACGCGGACTTCCACGTGGCATCCGAAAAGGGCGGGGGGACCGTCGAGTGTCCGGTCATCGACTACCAGCTCGGATCGGTGCGGGACGATTTCGACTTCGGGCCCTTGGTCTTTCTATCGAGGCGATCGATCGACAGCGCGCTCCGTCGCCACGGCCCCCTGGATGAGGGCAGGTGGTCGGCCTTCTACGATTTGAGGTTGAAGATCTCAACCGATTCACGGATCGTCCGTATACCCGAGCCGCTCTGCTCCACACTAGACTCTGAGGATCAAGGGGCGGAAGAGAGGCTCTTCCACTATCTCCGCCCTGAAAACCAGCGGGCCCAACTCGAAATGGAGAGGGTCCTGACGGCTCATCTGAAGCGGATAGGCGCCTTCCTTGGACCTCGTTTCGAAAAGATCCGGCCTTCCGGTCTTCCGAAGACGGCGAGCGTCATCATCCCGGTAAAAGACCGGGAGAAAACGATCGGTGACGCCGTGAGGAGCGCTCTGGCCCAGGAGACGGATTTCGATTTCAATGTCATCGTCGTTGACAACCACTCTACTGATAGGACTCCGGAAATCCTCGATGGCCTGGCCGGAACGGATGACCGGCTTGTTCGCCTCGTCCCACCCAGAAAGGATCTCCAAATCGGCGGGTGCTGGAACGAGGCGATCCGGTCTCCCTGGTGCGGCACCTACGCTGTCCAGCTCGATTCGGACGATCTCTACGCAGGCCCGAAGGCCCTTCAAACAATGGTGGACTTTTTCGGAGAGGGCGATTACGCCATGGTCGTCGGTGCATACAGAACAGCAGACCTCCTCCAGAGGGAGATCCCCCCCGGTGTTGTGGATCACCGGGAATGGACCCGGGAGAATGGCAGGAACAACCTGCTCCGCGTCAACGGCCTCGGCGCTCCCAGGGCCTTCTTTGCTCCCCTGGTGAGGCGCCACCCGTTTCCGAATGTCAGCTATGGAGAGGACTATGCAATGGGACTCCGCCTTTCCAGGTACTACCAGATCGGGAGGATCTTCGAGCCGGTCTATGTCTGCCGCAGGTGGGAGGGCAACTCCGATGCCGGCCTTTCCAGGGAAACGGCGAACCGGCACAACCTCTACAAGGACCGCCTGAGAACTCTGGAAATCTTAGCCCGCCAACAGATGAACCGTGGAGGGGTCTGA
- a CDS encoding DUF4922 domain-containing protein, with amino-acid sequence MEQGRIIPDEDLVPYLPRDGDRTLSSRMRALYEQQRRTWPQLRRAHGALKRAETRRIELGGCTVLCQHTPHRLANVSASMDPASIRMRPCFLCNENLYPEQKALRYGRNYLILCNIAPIFEFHLVIIHRRHLPQQIQDHFHTALSLARDCSPDFAVIYNGPSCGASIPDHFHLQAFPANNLPLEEQLWTSPAPRSRRALIDERGILISAPQGFYRPLLTFETRDPLLLSSWFREILDDLAELGGATGEPMINLVMAYREGRWQMTLFPREKHRPEAYYARGQDRLLISPGAIDMAGVFVIPRRKDYLRADASILKGIYREVTLSESRFSGLIDEIGGKKRRKGYLSQNRDL; translated from the coding sequence GTGGAGCAGGGGAGAATCATCCCGGATGAAGACCTCGTCCCCTATCTCCCCCGCGACGGCGATCGTACCCTCTCCTCTCGGATGAGGGCTCTTTACGAACAGCAGAGGCGGACTTGGCCCCAACTGCGCCGGGCCCACGGTGCGCTGAAAAGAGCAGAGACCCGGAGGATTGAGCTGGGAGGGTGTACGGTTCTCTGCCAACATACGCCTCACCGCCTGGCCAACGTCTCGGCCAGCATGGACCCTGCCTCCATCCGCATGCGGCCCTGCTTTCTCTGTAACGAGAACCTCTATCCCGAACAGAAAGCTCTCCGGTACGGCCGGAACTATCTGATCCTCTGCAATATTGCACCCATCTTCGAGTTTCATCTGGTCATCATCCACCGCCGCCATCTTCCTCAACAGATCCAAGACCACTTCCATACGGCCCTGAGCCTGGCCCGTGATTGCTCACCCGATTTCGCCGTCATATACAACGGCCCCAGCTGCGGTGCCTCCATACCCGATCATTTCCACCTCCAGGCCTTTCCAGCGAACAACCTCCCCCTGGAGGAACAGCTCTGGACCTCCCCGGCCCCAAGATCCCGGAGGGCCCTGATAGACGAAAGGGGAATACTCATCTCCGCCCCCCAGGGCTTCTACCGGCCATTGCTGACCTTTGAGACGAGAGATCCTCTTCTGCTTTCTTCCTGGTTTCGCGAGATCCTCGATGATCTGGCCGAGTTGGGAGGAGCAACAGGCGAGCCCATGATCAATCTCGTCATGGCCTACAGAGAGGGTCGATGGCAGATGACCCTCTTTCCGAGAGAGAAACACCGCCCGGAGGCCTACTATGCCCGGGGGCAGGACCGGCTCCTCATCAGTCCCGGGGCCATCGATATGGCGGGCGTCTTCGTGATACCACGCCGGAAGGATTACCTCCGGGCCGACGCCTCGATTCTGAAAGGCATATACCGGGAAGTAACCCTGTCGGAGAGCCGGTTCTCAGGGCTCATAGATGAGATCGGGGGGAAAAAAAGGAGAAAGGGGTATCTCTCTCAAAACCGGGACTTGTGA
- a CDS encoding HDIG domain-containing protein, protein MAENRPTREEAWALLTEFNQSESLIKHALCVEGVMRYIARKRGEDEDKWGVIGLVHDLDYERFPEQHCRKTREILTERGWPEEYIRAVVSHGWGICSDVEPKSDMEKVLYAVDELTGLVTAVALVRPSKSVLDLTPKSVRKKWKDKAFAAGVDRSIVEKGAAMLGVDLSELFEDVIMGMREVADSIGLRGTI, encoded by the coding sequence ATGGCTGAGAATAGACCGACTCGAGAAGAGGCGTGGGCGCTTCTGACCGAATTCAACCAGAGTGAGAGCCTGATCAAGCATGCCCTCTGCGTGGAGGGGGTGATGCGCTATATCGCGCGGAAGAGAGGGGAAGACGAGGACAAATGGGGAGTCATCGGTCTGGTTCACGATCTCGACTACGAGCGGTTTCCGGAGCAGCACTGCCGCAAGACCCGTGAGATTCTAACCGAGAGGGGATGGCCTGAAGAGTACATCCGAGCCGTCGTATCTCACGGGTGGGGCATCTGCTCGGACGTGGAGCCTAAGAGCGACATGGAGAAGGTCCTTTACGCTGTCGACGAGTTGACAGGGCTTGTCACTGCCGTGGCACTGGTGCGGCCTTCCAAGAGTGTCCTCGATCTGACCCCGAAATCGGTGAGGAAGAAGTGGAAGGACAAGGCGTTTGCAGCGGGTGTGGACCGCTCGATTGTCGAAAAGGGAGCTGCCATGCTCGGTGTGGACCTTTCGGAGCTCTTTGAGGATGTCATCATGGGAATGCGGGAGGTTGCCGACTCCATCGGCCTCAGGGGGACCATCTGA